A segment of the Streptomyces sp. Tu 2975 genome:
CGCCGAAGACGGCGATGTTCAGCATCCGCGCGCCGTTGCCGGTGCCCGCCGCCAGGGCGAAGCCGATCGCGCCGGGGATCAGCAGGCCGAGATAGGGCGACTTGCGACGGCTGGTCAGTGACAGGAAGCGGGGCAGGTAGCCGGCCCGGGAAAGGGCGAAGAGCTGCCGGGAGCCCGCGTAGATCAGCGAGAAGAACGAGGCCACGAGTCCGGCGAGGCCCGCGTAGTTGACGAAGCGGCTCAGCGGGGTGGGGTCGCCGTCGCCCTGGAGGGCGACCACCAGCGGGTTGCCGGCCTCCTGGATGGCGGCGGAGCCGCGGGCGCCGCTCGCCGCGAAGAAGGTCAGCAGCGCGAGCAGCACCAGGATGCCCATGGAGATCGCCAGCGCCCTGGGCATGGAACGCACGGGGTCCTTCGCCTCCTCTGCCGCCAGTGGCACGCCCTCCACCCCGAGGAAGAACCACATGCCGAACGGGAAGGCGGCCCAGATGCCCAGCAGGCCGAACGGCAGCCAGGAGTTCGCGCCGAACGCCTCCGTGTCGACGGGGATGTCGTCGAGCCCGCCGGCGCTGAACTCGGTGAACGCTCCCACTGCGAAGATCAGCAGCGCCGCGACGGCGATGGCGGTCACGACGAGGCTGAAGCGCAGGGCCTCACCGACGCCCCAGAGGTGGATGCCGATGAAGACGACGAAGCAGGCCAGATGGACGGGCCAGCCGGATTCCAGGCCGAACAGGCCCAGCGATTCGACGTAGTCGCCGATGAAGATGGAGATCGCGGCGGGGGCGAGGATGTACTCGATGAGGATCGCGGTGCCGGTGAGGAAGCCGCCCCAGGTCCCGAGCGCGCGCCGGGCGAAGCCGTAGCCGCCGCCCGCGGTGGGCAGGATCGCGGACAGTTCCGCGAGTGCGAAGACGAGACAGGCGTACATCGCGCCCATCAGGAGGGTGGCGACGGCGAGGCCGCCGAAACCGCCCTTCGAGAGCCCGATGTTCCATCCGGAGAAGTCGCCGGAGACGACATACGCGACGCCGAGTCCGGTCAGCAGCAGCCATCCGGCGCTGCCTCTGCGCAGGGTGCGCCGGTTCAGATAGGCGTCCGACTCGGCGTCGGGTCCGGGTGGGGCGGCGGACGGGGGGCGCGATGTGGTGCCTTCAGCCATGGTCGCTCCTGGCTCAGGTCAAAGGTTTGTGCGGACACCTTTGCGGCACTCCGGCGGCAGCGCAAGCCCTGTGCGTAAACCCGGTGTTACGGATCCGCCCGCTCCATGGCCTGGTCGTCCGCCGGACCGTCCCGGTGCCGGCGCTTCCGTCCCCTTCGCGTCCTCGGCGCCGGCGCCGCGTCCCGGCCGCTCACGCCAGGAAGCCCCGCAGCAGCGCCGCCGTCCCCTCGCAGTGCTCGCGCATCACCTCGCGCGCTCCGTCCGGGTCGCCGTCGAGCACGGCCTCCACCAGTGCCGTGTGCTGGTGCTGCGAGTGCTCCAGGTTCCGTACGAGCAGCGGGATGCAGTCGAGCAGGTCGT
Coding sequences within it:
- the eat gene encoding ethanolamine permease, yielding MAEGTTSRPPSAAPPGPDAESDAYLNRRTLRRGSAGWLLLTGLGVAYVVSGDFSGWNIGLSKGGFGGLAVATLLMGAMYACLVFALAELSAILPTAGGGYGFARRALGTWGGFLTGTAILIEYILAPAAISIFIGDYVESLGLFGLESGWPVHLACFVVFIGIHLWGVGEALRFSLVVTAIAVAALLIFAVGAFTEFSAGGLDDIPVDTEAFGANSWLPFGLLGIWAAFPFGMWFFLGVEGVPLAAEEAKDPVRSMPRALAISMGILVLLALLTFFAASGARGSAAIQEAGNPLVVALQGDGDPTPLSRFVNYAGLAGLVASFFSLIYAGSRQLFALSRAGYLPRFLSLTSRRKSPYLGLLIPGAIGFALAAGTGNGARMLNIAVFGATISYALMALSHIVLRRREPELPRPYRTPGGVATSSVAFVLALSALVATFLVDKDAAFMALGVYAVALAYFAFYSRHHLVARAPEEEFAALAAAEAELERK